The Apium graveolens cultivar Ventura chromosome 11, ASM990537v1, whole genome shotgun sequence genome has a window encoding:
- the LOC141698399 gene encoding uncharacterized protein LOC141698399 isoform X2, with translation MDIPPETEFYLRESIDFCVGLPVSTTTLETKLRVSQESHRRMHQQYLHLLSKFNAKDQQIQRIRAESSMNAQAVKKFVEENQKLAMECSNLLCQCKKWERECALYERDRDAVMDFGNEADERAKQAESRVHDLEAELKTLSEELRRLSEDLQFYKHQCEITGDTSLEATAVEGKLVESLLTSLIGKDDIASKSRAFLEANSESEVCQSLLKMRNSLRPSTQNVLALLSEIKSLHSDKEHLRINLNRAEEEVKVLFEENDTLDRENKRLMRKVLKEGQNSDSAGKHTGSGSAKGSKRKSSPKMSSSVMKKIDLSDFDSTRLPLYPLQTENVIPASSE, from the exons ATGGATATTCCTCCAGAAACAGAATTCTACTTGAGAGAATCCATTGATTTCTGTGTGGGTCTTCCTGTATCTACTACTACTCTGGAGACCAAGCTTCGTGTTTCCCAGGAATCTCATCGTCGTATGCACCAACAATATCTCCATTTGCTCTCTAAATTTAATGCCAAAGATCAACAGATTCAACGAATTAGG GCTGAGTCGAGTATGAATGCCCAAGCAGTGAAGAAATTTGTAGAAGAAAATCAGAAATTGGCAATGGAGTGCTCCAACTTACTGTGTCAGTGTAAAAAGTGGGAGCGAGAGTGTGCGCTATATGAACGTGACCGCGATGCGGTTATGGATTTTGGAAATGAAGCTGATGAACGTGCAAAACAAGCAGAATCCCGTGTACATGATTTGGAGGCAGAGTTAAAAACCTTATCTGAAGAGTTGAGAAGATTATCTGAGGATCTACAGTTCTACAAGCATCAGTGTGAGATAACC GGTGATACATCATTAGAAGCCACAGCTGTAGAAGGCAAACTAGTTGAATCTCTGCTGACAAGCTTGATCGGGAAAGATGACATTGCATCAAAATCACGTGCATTTTTAGAGGCAAACAGTGAATCTGAAGTGTGCCAAAGCCTATTAAAAATGAGGAATAG CTTGAGGCCATCAACCCAAAATGTTTTAGCACTACTCTCTGAGATCAAGAGCCTCCATAGTGacaaggagcatttgaggattaaTCTTAATAGAGCTGAAGAAGAG GTGAAAGTCTTGTTTGAAGAAAATGACACATTAGATAGAGAGAATAAAAGGTTGATGAGGAAAGTCCTCAAAGAAGGTCAAAACTCTGATTCAGCTGGAAAACACACTGGTAGTGGATCTGCGAAG GGAAGTAAGCGGAAATCTAGCCCCAAGATGAGTAGCTCTGTTATGAAGAAAATTGATTTAAGTGATTTTGATTCAACAAGACTGCCTCTATATCCCTTGCAAACGGAAAATGTCATCCCCGCTAGTTCAGAATAA
- the LOC141698399 gene encoding uncharacterized protein LOC141698399 isoform X1 → MDIPPETEFYLRESIDFCVGLPVSTTTLETKLRVSQESHRRMHQQYLHLLSKFNAKDQQIQRIRAESSMNAQAVKKFVEENQKLAMECSNLLCQCKKWERECALYERDRDAVMDFGNEADERAKQAESRVHDLEAELKTLSEELRRLSEDLQFYKHQCEITVGDTSLEATAVEGKLVESLLTSLIGKDDIASKSRAFLEANSESEVCQSLLKMRNSLRPSTQNVLALLSEIKSLHSDKEHLRINLNRAEEEVKVLFEENDTLDRENKRLMRKVLKEGQNSDSAGKHTGSGSAKGSKRKSSPKMSSSVMKKIDLSDFDSTRLPLYPLQTENVIPASSE, encoded by the exons ATGGATATTCCTCCAGAAACAGAATTCTACTTGAGAGAATCCATTGATTTCTGTGTGGGTCTTCCTGTATCTACTACTACTCTGGAGACCAAGCTTCGTGTTTCCCAGGAATCTCATCGTCGTATGCACCAACAATATCTCCATTTGCTCTCTAAATTTAATGCCAAAGATCAACAGATTCAACGAATTAGG GCTGAGTCGAGTATGAATGCCCAAGCAGTGAAGAAATTTGTAGAAGAAAATCAGAAATTGGCAATGGAGTGCTCCAACTTACTGTGTCAGTGTAAAAAGTGGGAGCGAGAGTGTGCGCTATATGAACGTGACCGCGATGCGGTTATGGATTTTGGAAATGAAGCTGATGAACGTGCAAAACAAGCAGAATCCCGTGTACATGATTTGGAGGCAGAGTTAAAAACCTTATCTGAAGAGTTGAGAAGATTATCTGAGGATCTACAGTTCTACAAGCATCAGTGTGAGATAACCGTG GGTGATACATCATTAGAAGCCACAGCTGTAGAAGGCAAACTAGTTGAATCTCTGCTGACAAGCTTGATCGGGAAAGATGACATTGCATCAAAATCACGTGCATTTTTAGAGGCAAACAGTGAATCTGAAGTGTGCCAAAGCCTATTAAAAATGAGGAATAG CTTGAGGCCATCAACCCAAAATGTTTTAGCACTACTCTCTGAGATCAAGAGCCTCCATAGTGacaaggagcatttgaggattaaTCTTAATAGAGCTGAAGAAGAG GTGAAAGTCTTGTTTGAAGAAAATGACACATTAGATAGAGAGAATAAAAGGTTGATGAGGAAAGTCCTCAAAGAAGGTCAAAACTCTGATTCAGCTGGAAAACACACTGGTAGTGGATCTGCGAAG GGAAGTAAGCGGAAATCTAGCCCCAAGATGAGTAGCTCTGTTATGAAGAAAATTGATTTAAGTGATTTTGATTCAACAAGACTGCCTCTATATCCCTTGCAAACGGAAAATGTCATCCCCGCTAGTTCAGAATAA